From Nomascus leucogenys isolate Asia chromosome 23, Asia_NLE_v1, whole genome shotgun sequence:
aggCAAAGGCCTTCGTGGGGGCACTCAGTAAAACCCAGTACTAGTGGTAGAGGATTCGAACCCAGCTCATCTGTCAGCTCTGTCAGCAAAGTTCATGTCTCCAATCCCGTCAGTGCCCTCATTCATGTTTGACCCTATAAACTCCAtcccctctcctttctccagTAAAGAGACAAACCCAAGCCAATTTTCAGCCAGCAGAGGCTTGGAAAAGGTAGAAGGCGGGAAGGACGAGGTGGTGCCTACTCCAGGAAAAccacaggccaggccaggccaggccagcctgggcctccaggcAGTAAGCAGAGGCCCCAGGAGTGGTAGTCTCCGAAAGGGGGAACTATAGTCTGGGCTTGAGCATTAATCAAAACCACTCTACCCTAGCAGGGAACAAAGGCGTGAAGGCTCAACGCCCTAAGAACTGCAGGGCTTCAGGCCAGCTGGCACAAGTATGTGGCCCCAGGAGGAgctggggggtgggtggggcccCCCTTCACGTGGTTCGCTCTTGTCCTTCCAGCACTATTTCAACCCGGAGAACTGCAGGTTCCAACACCAGACGCTGGAAAACGGGTACGACGTCTACCACTCTCCTCAGCATCACTTCCTGGTCAGTCTGGGCCGGGCCAAGAGAGCCTTCCTGCCGGGCATGAACCCACCCCCGTACTCCCAGTTCCTGTCCCGGAGGAACGAGATCCCCCTACTTCACTTCAACACCCCCACACCACGGCGGCACACCCGGAGCGCCGAGGACGACTCGGAGCGGGACCCCCTGAACGTGCTGAAACCCCGGGCCCGGATGACCCCGGCCCCGGCCTCCTGCTCACAGGAGCTCCTGAGCTCCGAGGACAACAGCCCGATGGCCAGCGACCCATTAGGGGTGGTCAGGGGCGGTCGAGTGAACACGCACGCTGGGGGAACGGGCCCGGAAGGCTGCCGCCCCTTCCCCAAGTTCATCTAGGGTCGCCGGAAGGGCACCCTCTGTAACCCACCCCTCAGCAAACGCAGCTCTTCCCAAGGACCAGGTCCCTTGACGTTCCAAGGATGGGAAAGGTGACAGGGGCAATGTATGGAATTTGCTGCTTCTCTGGGGTCCCTTCCACAGGAGGTCCTGTGAGAATCAACCTTTGAGGCCCAAGTCATGGGGTCTCACCGCCTTCCTCACGCCATATAGAACACCTTTCCGAACAGGAAACCCCGACAGGTAAACTAGAAATTTCCCCTTCATGAAGGTAGAGGGAAGGATCTCTGCCAACATATTTATCTTCCTTGCGCCTCTCTTCTTTATCACTtttaagcataaaaaaaaaaaaaaaaaaaaaaaaaaaaaaaaaagcagtggatTCCTGAGCTCAAGACTTTGAAGGTGTAGGGAAGAGAGATCCGGAGATCCCAGAAGCTTCTCCACTGCCCTGTGCATTTATGTTAGATGCCCCGATCCCACTGGCATTTGAGTGTGCAAA
This genomic window contains:
- the FGF23 gene encoding fibroblast growth factor 23 → MLGARLRLWVCALCSVCSMSVLRAYPNASPLLGSSWGGLIHLYTATARNSYHLQIHKNGHVDGAPHQTIYSALMIRSEDAGFVVITGVMSRRYLCMDFRGNIFGSHYFNPENCRFQHQTLENGYDVYHSPQHHFLVSLGRAKRAFLPGMNPPPYSQFLSRRNEIPLLHFNTPTPRRHTRSAEDDSERDPLNVLKPRARMTPAPASCSQELLSSEDNSPMASDPLGVVRGGRVNTHAGGTGPEGCRPFPKFI